The Zingiber officinale cultivar Zhangliang chromosome 2A, Zo_v1.1, whole genome shotgun sequence genomic sequence ATGAGATTGTTTAAAGGGGTATTTAACCGATAAAATTTGGCATGTGGAGCTCAACTTAGGGGTTGCATGGTGTATAAGGAATCTAAGTATAAtccaagtgggagattgtaggATTAAGTCCACATGGATGGAATATATCCAATTGAGTCCATATGGGTGGACTTAATCTCCATAAGGTTGGGCTTACACTTGAttaacacacacacacataactaattgtcattaaagtaactaaactcaattaagtgatctaatgttTCAAGCATATAAAGAGGGTTTGGATTAAATGGATGTAGATTTAATGTGTAAATTCAATAACCCGGTTCATTAACATTAATGGGTTGTTAATGAGACATGAGCTTTTATAGTGGATAGTCCCCATAGGTTGGACCAGGTATAAAAGGGAAGAGATAAGGCTCATTAGGGCATGTTGAACCTTGCTCTCCTCTTCTAGCTTCTTCTCCCCCATTGAGAAGGATTGCGTTCGCTGGCTCAATCTAGTGGAAGACATTCGTTGCGCTTGCAGGATACTACGGCGACAAGTAAAAGGTCATAGCATAGCAATGGATTTAGGTCAGCAATTCATGAGCTATTATCTCATTTTTTTATTATGCTTTAGAGATTAATAGAAGCTAAATCCTGTTGTAGATACATCCTTTAGTTTGTATATGATATATTGTAATATAACAGAACGGCCTAGCATCACGAGTGATTTGAACATTGCAATCATATGAGGTGCCTTACATGAGTGTTAAACCCTCATTACATAAATGTTCATCCAACCTCTTACCTTCACACCGTGCCCCAAGGACAATATTAACTTTATATATGGATAGAGATAAAGTTGTCAATTTATAGTTGAGCTCCAACCACCAACCTCTATAATAACCTCAACTTGCCCTAAACCTTAAACTCTAATAACCTCAACTTACTCTAAACActcttcctttcttttctttaaggGTACATATCCATCTAGCATTGATTAATCATAAATTTTCTTGGGTAAAAATCAAAAGGACATTCCCTTTTTATTGGAATCATAAAAGAACATCTAATCCCATCACTATATATATTTTACTCTCTgaaactatttttattttttatatttttatagtaGTTACGAGATTATAATTACTATGCAATTATAATAACTATAATTATATAACTATTATATAATTATAGTGATTTTCTACCTACTACAATTACACCGTTATGATAGTCACAAGACCGTAGATTCTACAATATAATGCATAATGTTAATTGGTGTTATCAGAAATAAAATACTAATTATGATTTGtaactaatataatataatattgacaaATGTTAATTAGTGTTGACTAATATTGATAAGAGATAAAAGCGCTCATATTATGTAATTATTATATCACATTGTTATTAATTTTGATAAGAATTAGAGTGTtgctataatataatattgaccaaTATTAATTAGAGATAACTGTCCATATTGTATGCATGGACTATGTATTATAGTTATTAACCCGAGGTCATGATGTCGTGGTAGGATATCCAAGTTGTCTCTTAAGTACCAGTGATTCGAACTCTAGCTACGGTGTATTTGTAAGATTTTTTCCTCCTAATGAGAGGCATAATTAAAGGATGTTGAGCTTCTGGCCTGGCCGCCACGTGCATttctcgatttatcctggtggccgATAGAAAACTACCGTAGAATCGGGTCGGTCACCCTAGGCTCGATGTGATtagtattaattaaattatatctatgttatagtaattataaaattgtatatgttataattatatataattgTATAGTAGCTATTGGattgtaattattataattataacaGTTACGAACGTGTAGATATTATACTATTGTCAAAAGTAAAGATAGTAATGACACTGAATAGATCAGTTCTtctaataataaatgaaaaaaaagggtGTTATTCTgattatcttattattttattaaaaatcttccctctttactaactaactttggtgaagtctaaaatgaatttacgttaatatcctttttttctattcacactaaaaataatttcaagatttattgataatttcacaagtgaaacaatcagtgatctagagttcaagaatcggctgcggcatattattatgaatttttctcatcattaattttctctggttattttatataaaaaaaatatagttctatttagtctcacatcttagaattgaattaacaacactatgatcaaagaagtttctataaatattttaggccaacaatgttaaaaaaatatacttttcttaggtttttttactaagataagtataatattaaattaaattaatttttttcatagggaagtcGTAAGGGTGAGACTCGAAAATTtaaacaattcggattttcaaagacccaagtaattcaaattttcaaaaatcaggtACTTTAtcctaatgactctactttagtattttaatactaaaatattttaattaatataattttattataaaatgtcaatataattttaatatattatattatacccGCATTGCGTATGCACGATCACTAGTTCTCTCGTAAAAAACAAGGATGCCTTCTGAATTTTTATCCAATTTTCATTGGCTTGCATGTCAAAAGAATTTTGTCAGAGAATCATAGAAATTATCAGCTTTGTTTAAGCGATATACATTCGAGGgaattttgtcaaaaaaaaaaaaaaaaaaaaaaaagaaacataacCCTTTTTTCCCGTGCTTTAATAGAGATCGGAGAAGttggtggcgtcggtgaggtaaCGGCAGAGGAGAATGCGATCATGGCAGCGGTGAGTTGCTACAACGACACTGCTATGAAATAAAGATATTTTCTTTATGAGAAATAAGATAACCGGGACGTTGTTTTGAGTGTTTTAATATCTTGTGAATGACACTGTTCAAGTGatgtaaatttgttcttaatattATGTTGACAGTTTGTGTTTGTTGTCTAATACTGTTTGTTAGCAATCCATTTGCTAGACCAATAAACATAGAGATCTAGTGTCAAATGAAGATAATCTGAATTATAAATCCAAAACATAACCAATTATGTGGACTTGTAAAACTTATAATATTACTTAATATATTTGAAATCAGTACAATATaacattcttttctctctttttttaacTTGTGGGATGATTGAGCAGCCTCCTTCATGATAAAACCATTCCAacctacaaaaaaagaaaaaaatagaaataatggCATAACTAGTATGGatcgagaaaaaaaaataaagaagccGCTAACAAAGTAGAAATTGCAGCTAAAAgtaaagaacaatcaaatccaaCCACATTAGAAGGCATTTGTTGTGCCAATTCATCAAGGGCCATCAGCTGGGAAGAAAAAAGAAAACGGGTTATCGCCATTTACACCCTGCTTATtgaaactttttacaaaaaaaagggAGAGTACCTATCCAATGATATACTGAAATTGTATAGCATTCATTACTCAATGTTAAAGACAAATTTTTTACTTCGGTTGAGCATAAACTTACTTGGGGTTGATAGTATGTTTCCGTAGGACATTTGTTCGTAGCTGCCCGAAGACTTTGAACTGTCATTTGAACGATATGCACCTTGTGTTTGATTCAGTGGAGATGCCAGAAAATGACCTTCTGCGTCCAGTTGCATATAGTTACTGATGCCGACAAGCATGCATTCTTGGTGGTAGTTGTTGGGTCTCGGTTTCTTTTCATCTGGGGATTCCTCATCTGCCTCAACTTCAGATTCAGTATTACTTACTAAAGCAACCATCTGCTTTCGCTTCAGCCGTGCCCTCCTATTCTGGAACCAATTATAGACATTAGATTCTGAGATCTGACCGTGTTGAGATAGCTcagttgttatttgctttattttctgtttgcTTGGAGTCCCATTGCCTTCATTAAACATAGCCTCGAGAAGCCGTAGCTGCATAGTCGTTGGAGTCCATCGCTGCCGAGCAGTGATTTTCTGACTAGTGGATGCCATCAGGGGATCACCATAGAGGTTTCCAAGCCGCATTCCTAAAACAGCCACCAATAAGCATATGAAGCTAAATAAACTAGAGCAACAGATTATTGTTCATATAAATCTGAAATGCAGTTATAGTAACAATTAAATCTTGTAGTTGTCGGTCCTTGTGACTTTTTCAGGAAATGATCAACAATATAGAAGCGAATATTAACTCAAAATTTATACAATACATGGGATCGTAACCCCTATATATAGATTATTAACACAACTTATTTTTCGTACAATAACAACATTTTCATTAAAAACTCTACATTATTATAACACATAATTTATGGAATCATGATCCCAtgatttatagagtatttttaacCTATTTTTAGGAATAAACATCATTCTCAGCTTGGATGCATTAAATTACTTGCATCTCTTTAGTAAGTATATCAACAAGTTGTCCATGTGTAGATATGTAAAGGGTACAAACCAACATGCTCTTTAATTTCTCCTTTATGAAGTATCTCTCAATGTCAATGTGTTTCGTTTGATCATCTTGTAACATAATGTCAGCTGTGTTAATTGCAGACTTTTATCCTAATGATACGAGACACGTGGAAATACTAATATCTATTGTTTATTACTCTTTTTCGGACTTTAACTTTTACTCTATAAAAATTAGAGTTGACCAAGATTGAATGTTGGATTACTTAGAGACCTCGTCGTGAGTCTGCATAAGAAGTCCCTTTAATCCTTTACACAACTCCTAAATGGATTTCCCAATAGTAATCCAATCTAATTCTAGATGGAGTTACACAATTTTAGTAGTGGCagtgaaaaataattaagaattCTTGATACTCTTTAGTGCAATCTCTTCTCCAATCCTAGGAGAAAAATGGATTATCCTTTAGGAACCTCTAGATAATTTCAACATCAAATTTTCGTCGTTGTAAATCCAAGAATTGACTCTCACTATTTTTTTTCACAAGGTTACTTAACCATAAAGGTGCAATATCTGGTGGTTGACCTCCTATCGAGAGGTCAACCACTGACCCAACATAATTTACATTTGTATTTGGCTCTAACACCAAACCTCCATTTCTTTTAAATAGAATTTCTtggtgttcctttgagatatTGTCATTCTCAGTGAGCTGCTTGAAGATGAGCTTCTTTTGGACTATGCATCACATTTATTACATATGATATGACCTCAATACATTCTCTTATCTACTGTGGCATCTTTCATTGGTTTGCATGTTTCTTTAAGgaaatctttaatatatttttgttggaaGATAAAAATATCTTACTTAAGAGTAAGCCACCTCAATCTCAAGGaagtatactttgatttcaaacaCCTTTGCTAAATATTAACTAAGAAATTGTTTCTTCTTATCATCATTTCATGTCactattatatcatcaacatacactAAGAGCGTAATGACTACCATTAAAGGATAGTGTTTAATAAACAATGCATGATCCCCTTAGTTTTATTTATATCCCATGGCAATCATAACTCTAACAAATCAtgattgctttagtccatataagaCTTTCTTCAATTTACATACATATAGTTTGAGCATCCAAATTATCTCCATATAATGTTTTTCTTTAGTTCTCTATGCAAAATTGCATTCTTGACATCAAACTATTGTAACTCCCAACTATAATTAGTTGCTAATAATagtaaaatttctaaaagtatTCATTTTTGTAATTGAAGTAAAAGTCTCTAATAATCAATCTCATAGTTTTGAGTATAGTCCTTAGCTACAAGTCTTGTCATATAACTCTCTATTAGTCCATCCTCTCTATATTTCATTGAAAATTCTACACTATCATATCTCATAATCTATGAAATCATGATCCCATGatttatgaaatattttaaaCCTAATTTTTAGGAATATACATtattacaaaatcatatttgCCCACACAAGCTTCAAACTCAATTATTGTTTTGCTGAAACTAAGGTTCATAAATGATCAGTCAACaaagaaaaatgttgaaagtTAATGTTGAAATGAATGATTATTTACTCCACTAGAGTACACAAACAATTCGGTCTGTACATTTTGTTCATCAACTTCATAGTTACAATTTATGAAAATTCTGTCTACAAAAtcattactgtgtaattcaatgtGTTGTTAATAGGGAGTAGATTAAACCCAATGCCTAATGTAAGACACTTCACAATTCCATCTCAAGCTAAAGCCAAAATTGggaatcaaaagaaacaaaaaaacacaTAATTTTCATTTTTCTATTTGCTGTTTCATCTTCTGATATAGCACTATCACAGTTAACTCAAGAAATCGGGAAAAGCATAAATCTACAAGTATAAAGATGATAATTTTATAGAAATGCCTATAGCTGAAAATGTAGTTTCTCATTTTCGACTCCTActgaacaaataaataaaaatacaaaaggcAAATATAAAAACAATGTGAACCATCCATACATAAGGAGACGGAAAACTAGGATGGTCTATTCACAAGCACAAAATCAAATCAAGATAATTTTGAACATTGTTAATGCATAACACCAAGACCCATTTTTTTCTTTGTCCCACTCTCATGCTCATAAATTTTATATAGATGATTGCATTAAGTCATTTAACAGAACAAAGTCAATATGTGTAGCAACCAAAAGTTATAAGATCTATCATGATGCATTCCTTAACAAACAGAAACCTAATGCAACATTATCAGAGCATCTGAAAATAATAGTATATTCATGCAAGAAAAAACCAATTAGTTTTCTCTTTGTGCCACCCTCTTGGTCCATGGGCTTTCTTCTAGGTTCTCCTTCAGATCATTCTGGACAATTGCCTAGAATCTTTTCATTGTAAAAATATCTAGCTCGTAATCATCCCCATAAATAGAAAATCCTCATTACTTACTAATCTTCCGAGCCCTCTCAAtctctttcactttcacttgtgTGGATCTCTAGCAAATTAGGCTTATTGAGCAACTTTGTGGAAATGAGCGCTGCTAATTAAGTTGTCAAAGTATTGCACAGATGAGTACTATTAGATAGTTGATACaattacacaaaaaaaaaaaaagaagataataTTGTTGTTCAATAACTTGCTAACCGACCAGAGTGTTTaagaaacttaaaaaaaatgcatCTTGTTGAATAAGGGTGAAGCCTTGTATCCTAAAATTAGTAATTTCAAAGGTGACATCCTCTAATATAAAGATAATAGACCACTGTACTTTGTCCTTGTGGGACTAATAGGGGTGAAGCATCCTAACTTCAAAAATCatcctcatgttatgttatgttagggtCCATTTCGTTCCAAAATGACCTTTCACTTGAGAGGACACCTTCTAAGATATATCGATACAATGGATCAGTGTACTTCTGTACACAACAATTAGGCCATCTACGAACATGAAATTTGCCACTCCAAGAAGTTCGTATCAAATAATTATCATAAGGTTATGCTAGAATTTATTGCAGCCATAGCATACATCAACCTTCATCTCTTTTTGTTTTGCCAAAGTAATGGAATCAACCAACTCAAATCACTCATGTTGAGGCTAAGATGCTATCAGCCCATCAGTTTTACATGGACAAGTCATTTGGGGAAGAAATAAATGTCTCCCCAATTCAACATGGTAACAGAGACAAGTTCTGTGAGAATGTGTCGAAGCTAGAATACTCCATGCCTGTTAGTTTTAGATGAACAAGTGGAGTTGTCCATCATTAGTTCAAATCGCATAGAATGCATTCTTCTAGCAAATCAAAGATGATATCCAGGCAACTTTGTGAAGCATCTTCCTCAATTATGTTATCCAAAAAAATTGTTGTTTACTaaaccaaaagaaaaaggggAACTGAAGCTAAAAGTATGTACACAAGAAAATCTTAATTAATCGAAATGGATAATGAGATCGTAGGTTCAAAAACATCAATGCGCAAATAGTGTTATAGCAATTATTATCAACAAATGtcaatgatcataaaataaacaatAGCATAAATAAGCCGACAGAGAATATTCTTTTCCACATGAAGAAGAGCGGCTAACCGGCGACGGAGTCATGGTGAGCGGTGATGGCCTTGTGCATCTCGACTAGCTGCTCGCAAATGGTAGCGTATATGGCGATCTGACGGCGGAGGACCTCCAACTGCTCGTCCGTCATCACCTTCACGTAGAGAGCGCCTTCACCAATCCCTTCTccacttcctcctcctcctcctctcgctTCCCCTGACTCATTGTTTCTCTCGCTTTCGCCACCATATGACGAAGAAGATGCCATCTCCCACGCCGCTCTCCGCGCCGCCTCCATCAAAATCCCATCTTTATCTCTCTCCCTCGTCAAGGACCCACCTTTCGGGCTTGCGGCTCTCGACGACGCCTCGCCGTTTAGATAACCGGGCAAAAGAGGGCAAAAAGCGGCGGTGCCTGTGGAAGAAAGGAAGAACtggaaaaaggaaaaaacaaaaaaaaggaaagagctTTGTTTCCTTGATCGCCAAAAGCAAGCGCTGCAACCGCAGAAGGAAAGCGAAGAGGCGGGGCGGAGAAGGGATTGGGAAGGAGGGGATCAAAGGAATTGGAAGGGGGATAGAAAAGGGATGCAAGAAGAGAAGTGGAGCGCTGGAGTGAGCAGAGAGCGACCTCAAGGAATGATGAAAACGACTGCTTTCACAGGCTCAGACAGTCGCACTGCTCGTAAGTCGTCGTTTCTCGTTgtgctcaaaaataaaaaattaacaaaaaaaaaaacagatttttaacaaagaaaaatattattattttattttcattttttacgTGTCAGGTCACATCATTCAATTTCAATGGCAATTCTAATTTTCATCATCATGCATGGTGAGCATTCAATCAAATTCATTGACCGCATCATTGCTAACTATTCTACGCACAAAAAAGTCGTTGGattatgatataataataaggatgtttgattattttttaaatattcacgatttaatttttatttatgatatatttataaaaaaattctaaatactaTTTTTAATTAAGAGATGTTGAATTTTTAGATactgtaaatattttttaatttatctgatTAGAGAAAATTTTTTATAGGAATATATCAGTCATCTCAAATTTCATATTATtgactaatatttttttattttatacagAAAAGAGGAAattgttattttatattttactcTTTTTAACTATCAGTTTTcacgaaaaaaaatatatatataattattgaaTTTCATCTATTGTGAAATCAAATtgtttcattgtttttttttttttttcttcttcttccttatctgcttgaaataaaatatttatactaATATTTTCTTCTGGATGTATGCTTACTGCTAATATCCTAAAATAATTGATTTAAGTGttagattagttttttttataacAAATATCCGGCTTACATCCATTAATATGGGGTGTACAAATCATATTTCAACTTCGCAGGTAAATCTAGAAAACGAGCTAACTCCGGATGTAATATCCAATGTCGTTCAAACACAGTCTACATATATACTCAAGGGTGGGATTAGGGTATTGTTTCATGatgcgtttggtttaggggaatgaGAGTAGGGAATGAGAATAGTAATTATTGATTATCATTGTTGATATTTGGATTATATGAATggaaatacaaataagggaatgtatccttataattgggtaatgactcattctcaTGTCTCccaccttcaatgagtcattactctattttcaacaatcaaaatattatattattCTAAAAATATCCTTGacccaaaattaaaatttttccccttatatcaaatattaaaatatatttatttaattttttttcatatcatttcCTCTCTCCttgttttctctcatcacactttttttcctttttttctcattacagtttcactctcatcacattttctctctccttaatattTTCCATCacattttctttcctcttttttttttctcattacactt encodes the following:
- the LOC122042304 gene encoding WUSCHEL-related homeobox 8-like codes for the protein MEAARRAAWEMASSSSYGGESERNNESGEARGGGGGSGEGIGEGALYVKVMTDEQLEVLRRQIAIYATICEQLVEMHKAITAHHDSVAGMRLGNLYGDPLMASTSQKITARQRWTPTTMQLRLLEAMFNEGNGTPSKQKIKQITTELSQHGQISESNVYNWFQNRRARLKRKQMVALVSNTESEVEADEESPDEKKPRPNNYHQECMLVGISNYMQLDAEGHFLASPLNQTQGAYRSNDSSKSSGSYEQMSYGNILSTPTDGP